A window of Corallococcus macrosporus DSM 14697 contains these coding sequences:
- a CDS encoding beta-xylosidase yields the protein MIEAVKLWNEPNNLSHWDFGLDADWSIFSRMVRLAGAAVRSENARLPRVLGGMAPIDVSFLRRMEAQGALDEVDVVAVHGFPLDWNHWQLDEWPQRLEEIRAVSRHRVWVTEVGVSTFGAEEVQEFGLRRTAELLLGRVERVHWYSLYDLPKAWPATTRHREAEGSSYYRHFYMGLLREDGSPKRAMRHFADYTPQLGICQWFHFEDHRLDDAVAWLRKMGVRKLRTGLSWADSHRPGAEAWFDQQMRALDGFDVTLTYCFTPGSCGLTDHHTSPPRQVEEFADFCARMTRRYAR from the coding sequence GTGATTGAAGCGGTGAAGCTGTGGAACGAGCCCAACAACCTGTCGCACTGGGACTTCGGGCTGGACGCGGACTGGAGCATCTTCTCCCGGATGGTGCGGCTGGCGGGCGCGGCGGTGCGCTCGGAGAACGCGCGCCTGCCGCGCGTGCTGGGCGGCATGGCGCCCATTGATGTCTCCTTCCTCCGCCGCATGGAGGCGCAGGGGGCCCTGGACGAGGTGGACGTCGTCGCGGTGCACGGCTTCCCGCTGGACTGGAACCACTGGCAGTTGGATGAGTGGCCCCAGCGGCTGGAGGAGATTCGCGCCGTGTCACGCCACCGCGTCTGGGTGACGGAGGTGGGCGTGTCCACCTTCGGCGCGGAGGAGGTGCAGGAGTTCGGCCTGCGCCGCACCGCCGAGCTCCTGCTGGGCCGGGTGGAGCGCGTGCACTGGTACAGCCTCTATGACCTGCCCAAGGCGTGGCCCGCGACCACACGTCACCGGGAAGCGGAGGGCTCGTCGTACTACCGCCACTTCTACATGGGGCTCTTGCGCGAGGACGGCTCGCCGAAGCGCGCCATGCGTCACTTCGCGGACTACACACCCCAGCTCGGCATCTGCCAGTGGTTCCACTTCGAGGACCACCGCCTGGATGACGCGGTGGCGTGGCTCCGGAAGATGGGGGTGCGCAAGCTGCGCACGGGCCTGAGCTGGGCGGACAGCCACCGGCCCGGCGCGGAGGCGTGGTTCGACCAGCAGATGCGCGCGCTGGACGGCTTCGACGTGACGCTGACGTACTGCTTCACCCCGGGCTCGTGCGGCCTCACGGACCACCACACCAGCCCGCCGCGGCAGGTGGAGGAGTTCGCGGACTTCTGCGCGCGGATGACGCGCCGGTACGCGCGGTGA
- a CDS encoding NAD-dependent epimerase/dehydratase family protein — protein sequence MSAAEPWTGEGGRTVIFGGAGFIGSNLADHYLSAGRTVRIVDNLTRPGVVHNLRWLQARHGARLEVMTADVRDAQAVKQAVAGATQVFHFAAQVAVTTSLEVPVTDFEVNAGGTLNVLEALRAMERPAPLVFTSTNKVYGGMPGVELVQGQRRYEPRDTRLRSQGVDEACPLDFESPYGCSKGAADQYVLDYARAYGLRTVVFRMSCIYGPRQFGTEDQGWVAHFLLRTLEGQPLTLYGDGKQVRDILDVRDLVDALSLAQQHMGRLKGQAFNMGGGPTRAVSLLELLGLISQRTGLRPAIHFEDWRTGDQRYYVSDTRKFQAATGWAPRVGVREGVDRLHDWLRTLVRERSATGLGAEREVHAG from the coding sequence ATGAGCGCGGCGGAGCCTTGGACGGGGGAGGGCGGCAGGACGGTCATCTTCGGTGGGGCGGGCTTCATCGGCTCCAACCTCGCGGACCATTACCTGTCCGCCGGACGCACCGTGCGCATCGTCGACAACCTGACGCGGCCGGGCGTGGTGCACAACCTCCGCTGGCTCCAGGCCCGGCACGGCGCCCGGTTGGAGGTGATGACGGCGGACGTGCGGGACGCCCAGGCGGTGAAGCAGGCCGTGGCCGGCGCCACCCAGGTCTTCCACTTCGCGGCCCAGGTGGCGGTGACGACGAGCCTGGAGGTCCCCGTCACCGACTTCGAGGTCAACGCCGGCGGCACCTTGAACGTGCTGGAGGCGCTGCGCGCCATGGAGCGGCCCGCCCCGCTCGTCTTCACGTCCACCAACAAGGTCTACGGGGGCATGCCGGGCGTGGAGCTGGTCCAGGGCCAGCGCCGCTATGAGCCCCGGGACACGCGCCTGCGCAGCCAGGGCGTGGACGAGGCCTGCCCGCTGGACTTCGAGAGCCCCTATGGCTGCTCCAAGGGCGCGGCGGACCAGTACGTGCTGGACTACGCGCGGGCCTACGGGCTGAGGACGGTGGTGTTCCGGATGAGCTGCATCTACGGGCCCCGGCAGTTCGGCACCGAGGACCAGGGCTGGGTGGCGCACTTCCTCCTGCGCACGCTCGAAGGCCAGCCCCTGACGCTCTACGGGGATGGCAAGCAGGTGCGGGACATCCTCGACGTGCGGGACCTGGTGGACGCGCTGAGCCTGGCGCAGCAGCACATGGGGCGGCTCAAGGGCCAGGCCTTCAACATGGGCGGCGGCCCCACGCGGGCGGTGAGCCTGCTGGAGCTGCTGGGCCTCATCTCGCAGCGCACGGGCCTGCGCCCCGCCATCCATTTCGAGGACTGGCGCACGGGAGACCAGCGCTACTACGTCTCCGACACCCGGAAGTTCCAGGCGGCGACGGGGTGGGCTCCGCGGGTAGGGGTTCGCGAGGGCGTGGACCGGCTCCACGATTGGTTGCGGACGCTGGTGCGGGAGCGGTCGGCCACGGGGCTGGGGGCGGAACGTGAAGTCCACGCGGGCTAG
- a CDS encoding ABC transporter ATP-binding protein: MQTPPVSRGSMWRALGYLRPYRRTIVFILLLVLTSASLSALEPLVLKGIFDQLGSEDATKPVLLGVGLLVLMGLLREALGAASNWLTWRTRIQVHFALNEATVSRLHRLPLSFHRQEGVGALMTRMDRGLQGFVGAITELTFNVIPAAVYLCIAVAVMLRLDWRLALLALAFAPLPVLIARRAAPVQARREETLLERWTQIYARFNEVLSGILTVKSFAMEDREKQRFLHGVRDANAVVTRGVAFDSAVTAGQNTTVLVARVASICMGGLLVMKGQLTVGTLVAFLGYIGGLFGPVQGLSGVYKTLRTASVAIRQVFSILDAQDSLGDAPDAHEVTHMRGDVTFEDVHFAYPSGAGRPLINGISLNVRRGETVALVGPSGAGKTTLMSLLCRFYDPDQGVVRVDGRDIRTLKQLSLRRNIGVVLQDALLFNESVKGNIAYGRPHATDAEIEAAARAAHAHEFIQALPQGYDTLVGERGSRLSAGERQRIAIARSLLTDPPILILDEPTSALDAESEALVQDALGELMKGRTTFAIAHRLSTVVSADRILVLKDGRLIEEGTHAELLRRDGYYASLVRKQTRGLLPELPAPPLPATPVAA, translated from the coding sequence ATGCAGACCCCTCCCGTCTCACGCGGCTCGATGTGGCGAGCGCTGGGCTACTTGCGGCCCTACCGTCGCACCATCGTCTTCATCCTGCTCCTTGTCCTGACCTCCGCGAGCCTGAGTGCCCTGGAGCCCCTGGTCCTCAAGGGCATCTTCGACCAGCTCGGCAGCGAGGACGCCACGAAGCCGGTGCTGCTGGGCGTGGGCCTGCTGGTGCTCATGGGCCTGCTGCGCGAGGCGCTGGGCGCGGCGTCCAACTGGCTCACCTGGCGCACCCGCATCCAGGTGCACTTCGCCCTCAACGAGGCGACAGTGTCCCGCCTGCACCGGCTGCCGCTGAGCTTCCACCGGCAGGAGGGCGTGGGCGCGCTGATGACGCGGATGGACCGCGGGCTCCAGGGCTTCGTGGGCGCCATCACCGAGCTCACCTTCAATGTCATCCCCGCGGCGGTGTACCTGTGCATCGCGGTGGCCGTCATGCTCCGGCTCGACTGGCGGCTGGCGCTGCTGGCCCTGGCCTTCGCGCCGCTGCCGGTGCTCATCGCCCGGCGGGCCGCGCCCGTGCAGGCCCGCCGCGAGGAGACGCTCCTGGAGCGGTGGACGCAAATCTACGCCCGCTTCAACGAGGTGCTCTCCGGCATCCTCACCGTGAAGAGCTTCGCCATGGAGGACCGGGAGAAGCAGCGCTTCCTGCACGGCGTGCGGGACGCCAACGCCGTCGTCACGCGCGGCGTGGCGTTCGACTCGGCGGTGACGGCGGGGCAGAACACCACCGTGCTCGTCGCGCGCGTGGCGTCCATCTGCATGGGCGGCCTGCTGGTGATGAAGGGGCAGCTCACCGTCGGCACGCTGGTGGCCTTCCTGGGCTACATCGGCGGGCTCTTCGGTCCGGTGCAGGGCCTCAGCGGGGTGTACAAGACGCTGCGGACGGCCTCGGTGGCCATCCGCCAGGTCTTCTCCATCCTGGACGCGCAGGACTCGCTGGGTGACGCGCCGGACGCGCACGAGGTCACCCACATGCGCGGCGACGTGACGTTCGAGGACGTGCACTTCGCCTATCCCTCCGGCGCGGGGCGGCCGCTCATCAATGGCATCTCCTTGAATGTCCGGCGCGGTGAGACGGTGGCCCTGGTGGGGCCCAGCGGCGCGGGCAAGACGACGCTGATGAGCCTGCTGTGCCGCTTCTATGACCCGGACCAGGGCGTGGTGCGCGTGGACGGGCGCGACATCCGCACGCTCAAGCAGCTCTCGCTGCGGCGCAACATCGGCGTGGTGCTCCAGGACGCGCTGCTCTTCAACGAGAGCGTGAAGGGGAACATCGCCTACGGCCGGCCCCACGCCACGGACGCGGAGATTGAAGCCGCCGCGCGCGCGGCGCACGCGCACGAGTTCATCCAGGCACTGCCGCAGGGCTACGACACGCTGGTGGGCGAGCGCGGCAGCCGGCTGTCCGCCGGCGAGCGGCAGCGCATCGCCATCGCCCGCTCGCTGCTGACGGACCCGCCCATCCTCATCCTCGACGAGCCCACCAGCGCGCTCGACGCGGAGAGCGAGGCGCTGGTGCAGGACGCGCTGGGCGAGCTGATGAAGGGGCGCACCACCTTCGCCATCGCGCACCGGCTCTCCACGGTGGTGAGCGCGGACCGCATCCTGGTGCTGAAGGACGGCCGCCTCATCGAGGAGGGGACGCACGCGGAGCTGCTGCGCCGCGACGGCTACTACGCGTCGCTCGTGCGCAAGCAGACGCGCGGCCTGCTCCCGGAGCTGCCGGCGCCGCCGCTGCCGGCCACGCCCGTGGCCGCGTAG
- a CDS encoding TIGR04290 family methyltransferase, translated as MSPPGLTAEQLQQQVHSLGEWFHNLDLHGVQTAPRHPLGDFPAVFWRTFQRAFPTDLRGRSVLDIGCNGGFYSIEMKRRGAARVVGIDSDARYLAQARLATQVLGVDVELHQLDVYDAGALGERFDVVLFMGVLYHLRHPLLALDLLHEHVVKDLLIFQTMERGGTQAGPAAEDYAITERSAFERPDFPKLHFIEHRYAGDPTNWWVPNAACTEAMLRSAGFSVLDRPAREIYLCQRSTRPEVLQ; from the coding sequence ATGAGCCCGCCCGGGTTGACGGCCGAGCAACTTCAACAGCAGGTGCATTCGCTGGGGGAGTGGTTCCACAACCTGGACCTGCATGGCGTGCAGACGGCGCCGCGGCATCCGCTGGGCGACTTCCCCGCGGTGTTCTGGAGGACCTTCCAGCGGGCCTTCCCCACGGACCTGCGGGGCAGGTCCGTCCTCGACATCGGCTGCAACGGTGGCTTCTACAGCATCGAGATGAAGCGGCGGGGCGCCGCGCGCGTGGTGGGCATCGACAGCGACGCGCGCTACCTGGCGCAGGCCCGGCTCGCCACCCAGGTCCTGGGCGTGGACGTGGAGCTGCATCAGCTCGACGTGTACGACGCGGGCGCGCTGGGGGAGAGGTTCGACGTCGTCCTCTTCATGGGCGTCCTCTACCACCTGCGCCACCCCCTGCTCGCGTTGGACCTGCTCCACGAACACGTGGTGAAGGACCTGCTCATCTTCCAGACGATGGAGCGGGGCGGCACGCAGGCGGGGCCGGCCGCGGAGGACTACGCCATCACCGAGCGCTCCGCCTTCGAGCGGCCGGACTTCCCGAAGCTGCACTTCATCGAGCACCGCTACGCCGGTGACCCCACCAACTGGTGGGTGCCCAACGCCGCGTGCACGGAGGCCATGCTCCGCTCCGCGGGCTTCTCCGTGCTGGACCGGCCCGCGCGGGAAATCTACCTGTGCCAGCGAAGCACGCGCCCGGAGGTGCTCCAGTGA
- a CDS encoding glycosyltransferase family 4 protein, translating to MTTDTVGGVWTYVLELCRALAEAEVQVELATLGAPVTPMQAEAARRVPGLRLHESTYRLEWMDSPWADVRASGEWLLALEDRLDPDVIHLNGYAHGALPWRAPSVVVAHSCVLSWWESVLREPAPARYARYQREARRGLRAVDRVVAPSAAMLAAIERHYGPLPTACVIPNARRAEDFAAAPKEPFVLAAGRLWDEAKNLAALEAVAPRLAYPVRVAGETRHPGGGKAAQARNTEPLGQLSPEALAAWMGRAAIYALPVRYEPFGLSALEAALAGCALVLGDLPSLREVWADTAVFVHPEDLEGLTAALRRLLEDAAHRKHMAARARARALTLNPRRMAEDYLRLYATLWARRVRPLAGVALGAP from the coding sequence ATGACCACCGACACGGTGGGGGGCGTCTGGACCTATGTGCTGGAGCTCTGCCGGGCGCTCGCCGAGGCGGAGGTCCAGGTGGAGCTGGCGACCCTGGGCGCGCCCGTGACGCCGATGCAGGCCGAGGCGGCGCGGAGGGTCCCCGGGCTTCGCCTGCATGAGAGCACCTACCGGCTGGAGTGGATGGACTCACCCTGGGCGGACGTGCGCGCCTCCGGCGAATGGCTGCTGGCGCTGGAGGACCGGCTGGACCCCGACGTCATCCACCTCAACGGCTACGCCCATGGCGCGCTGCCCTGGCGCGCGCCCTCGGTGGTGGTGGCCCACTCGTGTGTCCTGTCCTGGTGGGAGTCCGTCCTCCGCGAGCCGGCGCCCGCGCGTTATGCGCGCTACCAGCGGGAGGCCCGGCGCGGCCTGCGCGCGGTGGACCGGGTGGTGGCCCCCAGCGCGGCCATGCTCGCCGCCATCGAGCGACACTACGGCCCGCTGCCAACGGCCTGTGTCATCCCGAACGCGCGCCGGGCGGAGGACTTCGCGGCGGCGCCCAAGGAGCCGTTCGTCCTGGCCGCGGGCCGCTTGTGGGACGAGGCCAAGAACCTGGCCGCGTTGGAGGCGGTGGCGCCCCGGCTGGCGTACCCCGTGCGCGTCGCCGGGGAGACGCGGCACCCCGGTGGCGGCAAGGCGGCCCAGGCCCGGAACACCGAACCCCTGGGCCAGCTCTCCCCCGAAGCGCTCGCGGCCTGGATGGGGCGCGCCGCCATCTACGCCCTGCCGGTGCGCTACGAGCCCTTCGGCCTGTCGGCGCTGGAGGCCGCGCTGGCCGGATGCGCGTTGGTGCTGGGAGACCTCCCCAGCCTGCGCGAGGTGTGGGCGGACACGGCCGTGTTCGTGCACCCGGAGGACCTGGAGGGACTGACGGCCGCGCTGCGGCGGCTCCTGGAGGACGCGGCCCACCGGAAGCACATGGCCGCCAGGGCCCGTGCCCGCGCGCTCACCTTGAACCCCCGCCGCATGGCGGAGGACTACCTGCGGCTGTACGCGACGCTCTGGGCGCGGCGGGTCCGGCCGCTCGCCGGCGTCGCGCTCGGCGCGCCTTGA
- a CDS encoding Gfo/Idh/MocA family protein, with the protein MSAPAMRRPRLGFLGVGWIGRHRMEALVREAPVEVVGVADPSEDAAEAARALAPGCARVDSLDALLALGLDGVVIATPSAVHAEQSIQALERGVAVFCQKPLGRTAREVERVVDAARKADVLLGVDFSYRYAQGLRALRAHHQSGALGQVHAVNLVFHNAHGPDKPWFYDPALAGGGCVMDLGIHLVDLALWVLDFPAVRRVSSQRFAQGRPLRGREEAVEDYAAALLELEGGAAVQLACSWKLSAGCDAVIEASFYGTGGGVSFRNVNGSFYDFTTDAFRGTERVRLAGPPDGWGGRAAVDWAHRLARGERFTPDNTRLIQVADTLDRLYA; encoded by the coding sequence ATGAGCGCGCCCGCGATGCGCCGTCCCCGGCTGGGCTTCCTGGGCGTGGGCTGGATTGGCCGCCACCGGATGGAGGCCCTGGTGCGCGAGGCGCCGGTGGAGGTGGTGGGCGTGGCGGACCCCTCCGAGGACGCCGCGGAAGCGGCGCGGGCGCTCGCGCCGGGCTGCGCGCGGGTGGACTCCCTGGACGCGCTGCTCGCGCTGGGCCTGGACGGGGTGGTCATCGCCACGCCCAGCGCCGTCCACGCCGAGCAGTCCATCCAGGCGTTGGAGCGCGGGGTGGCGGTGTTCTGCCAGAAGCCGCTGGGACGCACGGCCCGCGAAGTCGAACGCGTGGTGGACGCGGCGCGGAAGGCGGACGTGCTGCTGGGCGTGGACTTCAGCTACCGCTACGCGCAGGGCCTGCGCGCGCTGCGGGCGCATCACCAGTCCGGCGCGTTGGGGCAGGTGCACGCGGTGAACCTCGTCTTCCACAACGCCCATGGCCCGGACAAACCGTGGTTCTACGACCCGGCGCTCGCCGGGGGCGGCTGCGTCATGGACCTGGGCATCCACCTGGTGGACCTGGCGCTGTGGGTGCTCGACTTTCCCGCCGTGCGCCGGGTGAGCAGCCAGCGCTTCGCGCAGGGACGGCCGCTGCGTGGCCGCGAGGAGGCCGTGGAGGACTACGCCGCCGCCCTGCTGGAGCTCGAAGGCGGCGCCGCCGTCCAGCTCGCCTGCTCCTGGAAGCTGTCGGCCGGCTGTGACGCCGTGATTGAGGCGTCGTTCTACGGAACGGGCGGGGGCGTGTCGTTCCGCAACGTGAATGGCTCCTTCTACGACTTCACGACGGACGCCTTCCGGGGCACCGAGCGCGTGCGGCTGGCCGGGCCTCCGGACGGGTGGGGCGGACGGGCCGCCGTGGACTGGGCCCACCGCCTGGCGCGAGGCGAGCGCTTCACGCCGGACAACACGCGGTTGATTCAAGTCGCCGACACGCTCGACAGGCTCTACGCCTGA
- a CDS encoding NAD-dependent epimerase/dehydratase family protein, with protein sequence MTPIHCLREPGGHMKQRQILITGGAGFIGSHLADALLARGHRVRALDALVPQVHGEARQRPEYLSPDVELVVGDVCDGDKVRQALDGVDAVFHFAAAVGVGQSMYEVAHYTAVNNLGTSVLMEALIEHPVERLVVASSMSVYGEGLSRAPDGRRVPGGQRPLEQLSAGKWELEGPAGEPLTPVATPESKPPELSSVYALSKFDQERLCLILGRAYDIPTVALRFFNVYGPRQALSNPYTGVLAIFGARLLNGSPPLVFEDGLQQRDFVNVRDVARACALALDAEDAVSRVINVGSGRAITVREVARALAEVMGRPGLRPAVTGRYRMGDIRHCFADISLARDLLGYAPEVTFHDGLTELSSWLEHQVATDRVAQARAELEARGLTV encoded by the coding sequence GTGACGCCCATCCACTGCCTGCGTGAGCCGGGGGGCCACATGAAGCAGCGACAGATTCTCATCACGGGCGGCGCGGGCTTCATCGGCTCGCATCTGGCGGATGCGCTCCTGGCCCGGGGGCACCGCGTCCGGGCCCTGGATGCCCTGGTGCCCCAGGTCCACGGCGAGGCACGCCAGCGCCCGGAGTACCTGTCACCCGACGTCGAGCTCGTGGTGGGGGACGTGTGTGACGGGGACAAGGTGCGCCAGGCCCTCGACGGCGTCGACGCCGTCTTCCACTTCGCGGCGGCGGTGGGCGTGGGCCAGAGCATGTACGAGGTGGCCCACTACACGGCGGTGAACAACCTGGGCACCTCCGTGTTGATGGAGGCGCTCATCGAGCACCCCGTCGAGCGGCTCGTGGTGGCCTCCAGCATGAGCGTCTACGGAGAGGGGCTGTCGCGCGCGCCGGACGGCCGCCGTGTCCCCGGCGGGCAGCGGCCGCTGGAGCAGCTCTCGGCGGGCAAGTGGGAGCTGGAGGGACCCGCGGGCGAGCCCCTCACGCCCGTGGCGACACCGGAGTCCAAGCCGCCCGAGCTCTCCTCCGTCTACGCGCTGTCCAAGTTCGACCAGGAGCGGCTGTGCCTCATCCTGGGCCGCGCCTACGACATCCCCACCGTGGCGCTGCGCTTCTTCAACGTCTACGGCCCCCGGCAGGCGCTCTCCAATCCCTACACCGGCGTGCTCGCCATCTTCGGCGCGCGGCTGCTCAACGGGAGCCCGCCGCTCGTCTTCGAGGATGGGCTGCAGCAGCGGGACTTCGTCAACGTGCGGGACGTGGCGCGCGCCTGCGCGCTGGCGCTCGACGCGGAGGACGCGGTGTCGCGGGTCATCAACGTGGGCAGCGGCCGCGCCATCACCGTGAGGGAGGTGGCCCGGGCGCTGGCGGAGGTGATGGGGCGGCCCGGCCTCCGCCCCGCGGTGACAGGCCGGTATCGCATGGGCGACATCCGCCACTGCTTCGCGGACATCTCCCTGGCGAGGGACCTGCTGGGTTACGCACCCGAGGTCACCTTCCACGACGGGCTCACCGAGCTGTCGTCGTGGCTGGAACACCAGGTGGCGACGGACCGCGTGGCCCAGGCGCGCGCGGAACTCGAGGCACGAGGGTTGACCGTATGA
- a CDS encoding CgeB family protein has translation MRIVFFCHSLLSDWNHGNAHFLRGVVAELCARGHDVRVFEPADAWSLRNLLAEPEGPAVLSEVASVYPHARPERYDLETLDLDRALEGARLVIVHEWSAPALVRRLGERRKGSDAFRLLFHDTHHRGVSAREELARYELAHYDGVLAFGEVLRRLYLEQGWARRAWTWHEAADTRVFGPRGDVVPEDDLVWIGNWGDEERTAELREFLLGPVRALGVKARVHGVRYPDAARAALARAGITYAGWLPNHRVPEAFARARVTLHVPRRPYATSLPGIPTIRPFEALACGIPLVSAPWRDVEGLFTPGRDYLVADTGARMRDHLRALLADADLRRALAEQGRRTVLARHTCAHRVDELLRIHASLEPPATRAGASSRGRVTA, from the coding sequence ATGCGCATCGTCTTCTTCTGTCACTCGCTCCTGTCGGACTGGAACCACGGCAACGCGCACTTCCTGCGAGGCGTGGTGGCGGAGCTGTGCGCGCGAGGCCATGACGTCCGCGTCTTCGAGCCCGCGGATGCCTGGAGCCTCCGCAACCTCCTGGCGGAGCCCGAGGGCCCGGCGGTGCTGTCGGAGGTGGCGAGCGTCTACCCGCACGCGCGCCCGGAGCGGTACGACCTGGAGACGTTGGACCTGGACCGGGCCCTGGAGGGGGCGCGGCTCGTCATCGTCCACGAATGGAGCGCGCCGGCGCTGGTGCGACGCCTGGGCGAGCGGCGAAAGGGGAGCGACGCCTTCCGCCTGCTCTTCCACGACACGCACCACCGCGGCGTGAGCGCCCGGGAGGAGCTGGCCCGTTACGAGCTGGCCCACTACGACGGCGTGCTCGCCTTCGGGGAAGTCCTCCGGCGGCTCTACCTGGAGCAGGGCTGGGCCCGGCGGGCGTGGACGTGGCACGAAGCGGCGGACACCCGGGTGTTCGGCCCTCGGGGCGACGTGGTGCCCGAGGACGACCTCGTCTGGATTGGCAACTGGGGCGACGAGGAGCGCACCGCGGAGCTGCGGGAGTTCCTGCTCGGCCCGGTGCGGGCGCTGGGCGTGAAGGCGCGGGTGCACGGCGTGCGCTATCCGGACGCCGCGCGAGCGGCGCTGGCGCGCGCGGGCATCACCTACGCCGGGTGGCTGCCCAACCACCGCGTGCCCGAGGCCTTCGCGCGGGCGCGGGTGACGCTGCATGTGCCCCGGCGGCCCTATGCCACGTCCCTGCCGGGCATCCCCACCATCCGCCCTTTCGAGGCGCTCGCCTGTGGCATTCCGCTGGTGAGCGCTCCGTGGCGGGACGTGGAGGGCCTCTTCACGCCGGGGCGCGACTATCTCGTCGCGGACACCGGCGCGCGGATGCGCGACCACCTGCGGGCGCTGCTGGCGGACGCGGACCTGCGCCGCGCGCTCGCCGAGCAGGGCCGCCGCACGGTGCTGGCCCGCCACACGTGTGCGCACCGGGTGGATGAGCTGCTGCGCATCCACGCGTCACTGGAGCCCCCGGCCACGCGGGCGGGGGCGTCGTCACGGGGGAGGGTCACCGCATGA
- a CDS encoding protein-tyrosine phosphatase family protein translates to MTQTWELDLDAMTPSLAVGGRYPMEAAAYLAGQLGIRSVVDVRVEDCDDEQVLRQHGITLLHLPTQDMCAIRLPLIHDGVAWVRARLARREKVLIHCEHGIGRSALLALCVLVEGGLSPLEALSLAKDRRGRVSPSPEQLSAFIAYTQALRASREVPWDVPGFDALAAIAYRHLRQD, encoded by the coding sequence ATGACACAGACGTGGGAGCTCGACCTGGACGCCATGACGCCGTCGCTCGCGGTGGGCGGCCGCTATCCCATGGAGGCCGCGGCCTACCTCGCGGGACAGCTTGGCATCCGCTCCGTGGTGGACGTGCGCGTCGAGGATTGCGACGACGAGCAGGTGCTTCGCCAGCACGGCATCACCCTCCTCCACCTGCCCACGCAGGACATGTGCGCCATCCGGCTGCCCCTGATTCACGACGGCGTGGCCTGGGTCCGTGCCCGCCTGGCCCGGCGAGAGAAGGTGCTCATCCACTGCGAGCACGGCATCGGGCGCAGCGCCCTGCTGGCGCTCTGCGTCCTGGTCGAGGGAGGGCTTTCGCCCCTGGAGGCGCTGTCGCTCGCCAAGGACCGCCGCGGCCGCGTGTCCCCCAGCCCCGAGCAGCTCTCCGCCTTCATCGCGTACACCCAGGCGCTGCGCGCCTCACGCGAGGTGCCCTGGGACGTGCCCGGCTTCGACGCGCTGGCCGCCATTGCCTACCGCCACCTCCGCCAGGACTGA
- a CDS encoding MDR/zinc-dependent alcohol dehydrogenase-like family protein — protein MSDGMMRAAVVTGPGGTRVDRVARPEPGPGAVRVRMEGCGVCGSNLPTWEGRDWFRYPLKPGTPGHEGWGVVDAVGSGVAELRVGDRVATLSSAAFAEYDVVDAASAVVLPSALAGKPFPGEPLGCGVNIFRRADLQAGQTVAIIGIGFLGAVVTRLAANAGARVLAISRRPFALELARAHGATECIPLDDHGRVIERVKALTGGALCDRVIEAVGAQWPLDLAGELTRERGRLVIAGYHQDGPRQVDMQLWNWRGLDVINAHERDPRVYVEGIRLAVEAVASGALDPYPLFTHHFRLEELGRAFEALRSRPDGFLKALVTP, from the coding sequence ATGTCGGACGGGATGATGAGGGCGGCGGTCGTCACGGGGCCCGGTGGGACGCGGGTGGACCGCGTCGCCCGGCCCGAGCCCGGTCCTGGGGCCGTGCGCGTTCGGATGGAAGGCTGCGGCGTGTGTGGCTCCAACCTGCCGACCTGGGAGGGCCGCGACTGGTTTCGCTATCCCCTGAAGCCCGGGACGCCCGGCCACGAAGGCTGGGGCGTGGTGGACGCCGTGGGGAGCGGGGTGGCGGAGCTGCGCGTCGGAGACCGGGTGGCCACGCTCTCGTCGGCGGCCTTCGCGGAGTATGACGTGGTGGACGCGGCCTCGGCCGTGGTGTTGCCCTCCGCGCTCGCGGGCAAGCCCTTTCCGGGAGAGCCCCTGGGCTGTGGCGTGAACATCTTCCGCCGCGCCGACCTCCAGGCGGGGCAGACGGTGGCCATCATCGGCATCGGCTTCCTGGGCGCGGTGGTGACGCGGCTCGCGGCGAACGCGGGCGCGCGCGTGCTGGCCATCTCCCGGCGTCCCTTCGCGCTGGAGCTGGCCCGGGCCCATGGCGCCACCGAGTGCATCCCCCTGGATGACCACGGCCGCGTCATCGAGCGCGTGAAGGCCCTCACCGGGGGCGCCCTCTGCGACCGCGTCATCGAGGCCGTGGGCGCGCAGTGGCCGCTCGACCTCGCGGGTGAGCTCACGCGCGAGCGGGGCCGGCTCGTCATCGCGGGCTACCACCAGGACGGGCCCCGGCAGGTGGACATGCAGCTCTGGAACTGGCGGGGCCTGGACGTCATCAACGCCCACGAGCGGGACCCGCGCGTGTACGTGGAGGGCATCCGGCTCGCGGTGGAGGCCGTGGCCTCCGGCGCGCTGGACCCCTATCCCCTCTTCACCCACCACTTCCGGCTGGAGGAGCTGGGCCGCGCCTTCGAGGCCCTGCGCTCCCGGCCGGACGGTTTCCTCAAGGCCCTGGTCACCCCATGA